From Paenibacillus sp. PK3_47, the proteins below share one genomic window:
- the yhbH gene encoding sporulation protein YhbH encodes MPHSPGPYAFVVSKEDWSLHRKGHQDQERHQQKVREAIKDNLPDLVTEENIIMSDGKQIVKVPIRSLDEYRIIYNFRKQKHVGQGDGDSQVGDVLGRDSQSSQPGKGDKAGDQPGQDTVEAEVNIEDLEDILFQDLELPHLAPKDKEEIEVKSIVFNDIRKKGMMSNIDKKRTLLENLRRNASSGKPGIHSISPDDLRFKTWDDITVPHSNAVIIAMMDTSGSMGTFEKYCARSFFFWMTRFLRRQYEKVDIVFLAHHTEAKEVSEHDFFTRGESGGTICSSAYQKALEIIDSRYPPSKYNIYPFHFSDGDNLTSDNERCVKLIGELLKRSNMFGYGEVNQYNRSSTLMSAYRHLKQEQFMHYVIKDKKEVYQALKTFFRKRDPVKP; translated from the coding sequence TGTCAAAAGAAGACTGGTCCCTGCACCGCAAAGGACATCAGGATCAGGAGCGCCATCAGCAGAAGGTCAGGGAAGCCATTAAGGATAATTTGCCCGACCTCGTTACCGAAGAGAACATTATCATGTCGGACGGCAAGCAGATTGTAAAGGTGCCGATCCGCAGCCTTGACGAATACCGGATTATTTACAACTTCCGCAAGCAGAAGCATGTCGGCCAGGGGGACGGGGACAGCCAGGTCGGCGATGTGCTCGGCCGCGATTCCCAATCTTCCCAGCCGGGCAAAGGCGACAAGGCGGGAGATCAGCCGGGACAGGATACGGTGGAAGCGGAAGTGAATATCGAGGATCTGGAGGACATCCTGTTTCAGGATCTGGAGCTGCCGCATCTGGCGCCTAAGGACAAGGAAGAAATTGAGGTCAAATCCATTGTCTTCAACGATATCCGCAAAAAAGGCATGATGTCGAACATTGACAAGAAGCGTACCCTGCTGGAAAACCTGCGGCGCAACGCCAGCAGCGGCAAGCCCGGCATTCACAGCATCAGCCCCGATGATCTGCGGTTCAAAACCTGGGATGATATTACCGTCCCCCATTCCAACGCGGTCATAATTGCGATGATGGATACTTCAGGTTCGATGGGAACTTTTGAAAAATACTGCGCCCGCAGCTTCTTCTTCTGGATGACCCGCTTTTTGCGCCGCCAGTATGAGAAGGTCGATATTGTGTTCCTGGCCCACCATACGGAAGCCAAAGAGGTCAGCGAGCATGACTTTTTCACCCGCGGCGAGAGCGGCGGCACCATCTGCTCGTCGGCCTACCAGAAAGCGCTGGAGATTATCGACAGCCGGTACCCGCCGTCCAAATACAACATTTATCCTTTCCACTTCTCGGACGGCGACAACCTTACCTCGGATAACGAGCGCTGTGTCAAGCTGATCGGCGAGCTGCTGAAGCGCAGCAATATGTTCGGCTACGGGGAAGTGAACCAGTACAACCGTAGCAGCACGCTGATGTCCGCTTACCGCCACCTGAAGCAGGAGCAGTTCATGCATTATGTGATCAAGGATAAGAAGGAAGTGTATCAGGCGCTGAAGACCTTTTTCCGCAAAAGAGATCCGGTAAAGCCTTAG